In Methanococcus voltae PS, the genomic stretch GGGATATTAACGGGGTATTTAAACTCATTGATTTTGCAATAGGTAATAAAATTCAATAATTTTAGTTAGTTAATCTAATTAATTTAATTACTTTAATTTTATTATCGTTCGGAATGAAGTTAAATACTTCCCTATTTCAAGAATGAAGTGCGTAACGGCGACGTTCACATTAACAAAAAATAAGGCGAGGTAATACTTATGTCAGCTATAGAAGTAGGTAGAATTTGTATTAAAACATTAGGTAGAGAAGCAGGTAACACATGTGTTATCGTGGAAGTATTAGATGCAAACTTTGCAGTAATTGACGGAAACGTTAAAAGAAGAAGATGCAACTTAAAACACGTTGAACCTACCGAAAAAACCGTTGAGTTAGAAAAAGGAGCATCAACAGAAGAAGTTAAATTAGCTTTAGATGCTGCAGGTTTATTATAATTACATATCTTCACTAAATTAATTTAAATTAGTTTATTTAAATTAATTTAAGTAGTTAAGTATTAATTTAATAATATTTTGAATTAATACTTTTAGCTACATATTTTGATTATTTTGAATATTATTTTGATTATTTTAAGTTTGAATTTTAATTTTAATCCAGGTTATTTTATTTTATGTATTTATATATTAACGATTAAAAATCTCTATTTTTCAATTAAATTCTCAACAAATATTACTAGTATGTTAAAACTTTACTATATTAATAATATTCTAATTAATTATATAATATAGTTTAAATTATTAAACGTTTAAATCCCCAATATATAAAATTAACTATTTAGTTTCAATAATAATATAATTATATTAAAATGCTAATAACTAGTTTTGTTCCCCTTGTGGGGTATAATATCTAAAATATAAGTAATATTCGATTAATATATCCTATAAATTATCACATTAAGAAATATAATATATGTATAAAAATATTTAAAAGGTCAACTATTGAATTTTGGAGATATTTAATTCAAAAACTCCTTAAAAATAACTATGACAATATAATAAAATATTGTAAAATATTGTAAAATATTGTAAAAATTACAGAAAACCCCGCATTAAAAATCTAACAATATTGAGGGCGATAATGAAAAAAATAAACAGTATAGTGAAAAAATTAAGTCATAAAATGCTAATTATGTCTATGATATCTATCCTAATACCAATGGTAATATTGAGTACCTTTTCTATAAATGGACTAGATAATTTGGCCTCTAAGAGCCTAGATAAATCTGCAGAATTGTCTTTGAATTCCGGGAGTTTATCTCTAGATGATAAAATGAAATCCTATGATAAATTTTCAGAATATACATCAAGTACCAAAGGATTAAAAAAGGAAATAATGACACAAAATATATCTAGCCTTAAATCTAGAATTAAATTTACTAATAGCATGCAAGATGTAGAGTTAATGGCCATTACAGATGAAAATGGAACCATAATGGCATCTACGGCACATGATAACGATTTTAAAATTAACAATATAATATCTAAATTTTCCAAGTCCCCTAAAACTACAGCATTTGAGGCAGTACCTGGAAATATTGCTGAAAAAATAAGCAATTATAAGGTACGAAATACGAATGATGCTTTAGCCATAGTTTCAGTTGCACCAATATATTATAATATGGAAGCTTTAAGTACGACTGACAAAAACGGAAAAATAATAGGCTATTTTGTAATTATGGATGTTTTAAACAACGATGCAACCTATCTTTCAGAACTTCAGGAAGAAACAGGAAGTAGTGCAACTTTAACGTTATATGACTCAAGAGTATCCACTACTGCAGATAATAAAGATTTGATTGGTAAAAAAATTAATTCTGAAGCTTATAATTCATTAAAAACACAAGATAGATACTATGAAAATTTAGTAATTGATGGTAACTACTATTATTGTGGATATAAAGCTTTAAGAGACATAGATGGTAATTTAGTAGGTACTTTAGGAATTGGGGCACATACTGAAGAAATATTGTCTGTTTTGGATGAAACTAGAAGTCAAATTATAACCGTTATAGCTATAACTTTATTATTAGCGTTAATTATGTCATTATATGCCGGTAGACTTATTACAAAACCATTAAATACGTTAAAAGACGTTGCTGAAAAATTTGGAGCAGGAAACTTTTCAGCCCGTGCCAATATTAAAACAGGTGACGAATTAGAAGATTTAAGCAATTCATTCAACCTTATGGCTGAGAATATTCAATCTATGGGAAAATTAATGGAAGCGGATAAAGAAAAATTGGCAGAAACAATAATGGACGTTTCAAAAGTTATGAAAAAACTTTCAGAGGGCGATTTTACAGTTCATGCTGACGAAAGCAAAGACATTAATGGCTTGCAAAAGTCAATTAACTTAGCAATAGAAAATATTGGCGAACTAATCAAAGACTTAAGAAAAGATATTGAAGTATTAGATAGTGAAATAGAATCAATCGAAAGTCAATTGACAAATGCTGAGGAAAGTGCTGAACAATTAACTGATGCAGCCTCACAAGTAGCTAATGCAGCATCTGACCAATCTGTGAAATTACAAAATTCTACTAATCAACTCATGGAAACTTTTGAAGGCACTAAATTAGTCAATGATACAATAGAGAATATGGTTAAAATTGCTGGGTCAATAAAAGGAAATTCAAATGAAGGGACGCATAAAGTTGAAAATGCTACCGGAACTATGAATAATATTGCTAATGTTATTGATAACCTTAGTAAATCTATTGGCGAGCTAGGAACTGAAAGTAAGAAAATTAACGAAGTAACTACGTTAATCAAAGATGTTGCAGACCAGACCGGTTTATTAGCACTTAATGCAAGTATCGAAGCAGCTCGTGCAGGGGAAGCAGGAAAAGGCTTTGCAGTTGTAGCAAGTGAAATTAAAGACCTTGCCGAAGAAATTAAAAAGTCTGTGGAAGATATTAATAAAACCATCAAAGGTATTAATTGTAAAATCGATGAAACAATTGAACTTGGAAATACTGGAAAATCACAAGTTAAAAAAGGAGTTTTAGCAATTGCTGAAGTTAATTCAGCCTTTGAAGGTATACAAAATGGTGTAGCTAATTCAGGTTCAAGAATGGATAATATCTATAAAGGGTCACAGAATGCTGCCACTAATGTAAATTTAGCTTTAAAGAATTCACAAGAAGTTGCGGCTATTGCAGAAGAATTTGCAGCTACCGCTGAAGAAGTAACAGCTTCTACAGAAGAGTTAAATAGTATTATTGAAGAAATAAGAAACGCATCCAAAGAATTAACGAAAATTTCAGGTAATGTTTCTAAAAAAACTAATGAATTTAAAGCATAATTAAAAATAGTAGTATATTTAATAAATTATAAAATTACTGTAAATAATCCTCAATTTCCTTTAAATTGGGGAAATACATAATTTCTTTTTCTTTTATTATTGGATAAATTTTCTCTTTAAAACTTTCAGATTTAAGTTCTTTTAAATATGGCGATAAAAAATTGCCAAATAATTCATTTATTTTTACTCCTGAAGGTATATTTGAAAATGAAGGCAATACTAAAATATTTTTTAAATTATGATTTTTATTATCTTTATTATCTTTATTATCTTTATTATATTTATTATTTTCAAAAAATTTATTATAATCTGCAATATGTAAATAACTAGGGAATCTATGATTATTTAATTCTAAAACTGGATGTTCGTGTCCCATAATCATTAAATTTATGTCTGACTTGAAATTTAAATTTTCTTGGTTTAGTATTTTATGACCATGGTAATAAAGTAAGCCATCTACTTTGTAATATTCATATATTTCATACAAATCATTATCTTCAAGCTTCGGATATTTTTGGTAAATCCCGTCGCCTTTATCTTTGATTTTTTTCTTCAATTCTGCATTTTTCTCATTTATTTCGTCATTAAACCGATTTAAACATTCATTAAGTACATAATCAATCATTATATCGTGATTTCCCCTAACCAATATTAATTTTGTATCTTTATATTCATTATGGATTAATTTCAATATTTCATACATTACATCGTAAGTCTTATAAGGTATTTTATTAAAATGATGTAAAATATCTCCAACCATTATAAATTTTTTAGGTTGATATTTATCCAATAAATAAACAATTCTATTAATTATAACGGTTTTTTCATGCAATGGAAATAATACACCCTTTCTTTTAAATTGTTCTTCTAATCCGATGTGCAAATCAGAAACTGCCACAGTTTTATTTCTAGAATCTATCAAAGCGTTCCTATCAAAATTTAAATCTAAATCTCTGTAAAAATTGGCTATTTCCTGCATTTTATCAAATCTCTTATAATTGCTATTAGTAAAATTAGAATTGGGTAAAAATTTATTTTAAGGTATAATAAATTTATTTAAAGTATCATTTAATGTATTAATAATTTATAAAATTATTCAAATTTTTGTAAGTATTTTGAAGCACTTGAAAAGGCGTAAACTCCTTCACCTACTGCTTTAGAAACTTGCAAAACTCCTCCCGTTATATCTCCACAAGCATATATTCCAGCTACGTTTGTTTCACAGTTTTTATTCGTTACCACAAATCCTTTTTTTAGCTCTATATCGCTATCGTTTAAAAATTCACTGTTTGGCGTGTAACCAAGCATTATAAATGCCCCATCTCCATTTATAATTTGTTTTTGATTATCATCGAGCATTTCAACTTCTATACCTTCAAATTTAACATCCCCTTTAAATTCCAAAGGTTTTGCGTTGTATATTATCTCTAAATTCTCAATTTTTTCAAGTCTGTCCATAATAATTTTTTCTACGACTTTTATTTCTGATTTATCCGTTACTATCGTAATCTTTTTGGCAATATCTTTTAAATTATACGCTGCCATAGCTGCAGGCGTATTCCTGCCAATTACCAAAACATGCCTGTCTTTAAAGAAGAAAGCATCGCACATAACACAGTAACCAACACCTTTACCCACGTAATCATCTTCATTTATACCTAAAGACTTGTATTTGCTACCTGAAGCAATTATAACAGTTTTTGCTACATAATCTTCATTATTGGTTACTACTTTATGGTATGATACCTTATTATTTCCATTTTCATCGTGCATGGTAACTGCGTTAGGTACTACGCTAATCACCTCTTCATGGACAATCGGTAGATTTAAGCTGTTTGCGTGCTCTGCAAAATTATTGGCTAGCTCAAAGCCTTTTATTTGAGAGTAACCCAGGTAATTTTCAACTATGCCTGCTTCAGCTATTTTACCGCCCGCATTTTCTTTCTCAATACATATTGCATTAACTCCGCCACGCATTGCATATATACCTGCTACGAGTCCCGCAGGACCTCCGCCGATAATTACCATGTCTTTAAGATTTTCAATTTCCATAATATCCCTTTTTTAATATTATTTTTAATATCTTTTAATATTATTTTTAATATTATTTTTAATATTTTTTAAGTTATTATTTACTTATGATTTAGTTCATACTTACTTTTTGATATTCATTTATATAGTAATTCTTAATATTTAATTCTCAATTTATTATTTATCGTTCTACATTTTTATAGATTATTTTATGAATTTTACTTCGGAATTTTAATTTTTAAAATAATCATAATTTTATATACGTTTACTAATAAATTATATATAGGAAAAAACAGTACACTATTGAGGATAGATAATTTAAAGTCCTATCGTATATTATTACATAATTGTTTAACACGTATATATTGGAGGGAAAATATGAAAAAAATTGCATTGGGTTTCCAGCACGTTTTAGCGATGTTTGGAGCTACTGTTACAGTACCCTTGGTAGTAGGTAGTGCTATTGGGTTACCACTCGAACAAATAGCGGTATTAATTCAGGCCGTTCTTTTAACGATGGGTATCGCTACTATATTACAAACTACAATTGGTTCAAAGTTTCCTATTGTTCAAGGTTCAAGTTTTGCTTTTATTCCTGCTTTAATCTATATTGGCAGTAGCGTTGGATTGGCAGCTGTTGAAGGTGCTTTAATCGTTGGAGGTATCCTCGAAGCGATAACTGGTGCTTTTGGTTTAATCGGAAAATTAAAAAAATTATTTACTCCTGTTGTTACTGGCGTTACCATCATGTTGGTTGGTTTTAGTTTGGCTAGTACAGCTATGAAATACACGTTCAACTTTTTTGGAGACCCTACTGGTGCTTCCATACCATACGCTGCTTTTGTTGCATTGTTAACCTTTTTTACAACTGTTATAATCACATTAAAGTCAAAAGGAACCTTAAAAACTATGCCTGTTGTTATTGGGGCAACTGTTGGTTACCTTGCAAGTATCGCTTTAGGACTTGTAGATTTCACATTGGTTGCAAGTTTACCATTTTTCAGCCTACCACAACTTATGCCATGGGGTATGCCAGTATTTAACGCTGATGCGATAATCATCATATTATTTGCATTCCTCGTAAGTATTATTGAGAGCGTAGGGGATTATCACGCCATATCAACAATATCTGAAGAACCTATCGATAACAAGAAAATAAACAAAGGTATTACCTCAGAAGGTTTATCTTGTACAATTGCAGGTTTACTCGGTGGTTGTGGTACAACAAGTTATTCTGAAAACATAGGACTTGTGGCACTTACAAAAGTTTCAAGCGTTCAGGTTGTGCAAATTGGTGCGATAATCTTGATGTTATTCTCATTAATTCCTAAATTCACCGGTATATTGGCATCTATACCAGGACCAGTTTTAGGTGGTCTTACAATTGCTTTATATGGTATGATTGGTTTAACAGGTCTTAAATTAATCAAAGATAAGGTAGAATTAAACGATAAAAATACTTTGGTTCTTGCGAGTGCTTTAATCGTTGGTTTAGGCTCTCCTCAATTACCAGCGGAGTTTTTAGCACACTTCCCTAAAATAATAGCAAGTATATTGGAATCAGGAATGGCAATGGGTGCAATAACTGCTATAGTACTTGACCAATTGTTTAAAATTAAAAATTAATATTTTTTATCCATTAATTTTTAAAATAAGGATTATTATCGAATGTTAATTGATAAATTTAAGTATATGTCATCAAAACATTAAAATAGTATATATTCCAAATAAAAATATAATTACAAATATAATGCTTTTAATATTTAGAATTACTATTAGAATTAGTATTAGAATTTAATATTTAAAGTCAAATTTGAAATATTATTTTAACATGTCAAAAATTAACGAGGCGATATCATGAAAAAAGATACAAGATGGGAAGGAGTATACTCATTTGAAGACTCACCTTTTTTAATTGAAACACTTTCAGATTTAAGAGAGCAAGATACCGACAACATTGCATTTAGAAAAGGTCTTGTAAGACTTGGTAGGTACATGGGCTACGAATTAACAAAAACAATGGATTTCGAAGAAGTAGAAATCGAAACACCCCTTGAAGCTACAATTGGTTTAAAAGGAAAAGACAGGAAAAACGTATTAATCATTACAGTTTTAAGAGTTGCTATTCCATTAATGGAAGGTTTAATTAAAACATTGGAATCCGCAAGAGTAGGTATTGTTTCAGCTTCAAGAGGACCAGCTCCAGACTTTGACATTAAAATGGACTATATAAAAGTACCTAAATTAAAAGAAGAAGATACTTTGATTATCTGCGACCCTATGATTGCTACAGGTTCAACTTTAATCAGTGTTATGAGAGAACTAAAAAGCTGTGGTATGCCAAAAAGAGTTGTCGTTGTTGGTGTAATTGGTGCCCCTGAAGGTATCGACGCAATTAAAAAAGAATTCCCTGAAACAGAAATATACGTTACCAAAATGGACAGGGAATTAAACAAAAAAGGTTATATATTACCAGGTCTTGGAGATGCAGGAGACAGAGCATTTGGAGAACCGGTAAAAGTTTCCTTATTACCACAAATGCACAATCTTGAATAATTAAAAATAAAATATTAGATACATTATAATGTAAATATGGCACTGCTAAATTTTGCATGCTAAATTTATCCTATTTTACTTTTTTTAAGAATAATTTATATTATATGACAACATTTTTTATTTATTGTATTAATTAATTATTACCTTTTGAATTTTATATTAAAATCGTTTAATTTTGCTAAAAACCATTATTTTTGTTTTTAAACTTTTTTTAAGAATAATTTGACATTTATTTGGTTAAAAGATTATTTTAATATATCAGTTTATTTAACTACAGTCTATTAACCCGAATCTATATATAGAAATTATAATATATACATAATAGGATTTTATAACCCATATGCGGGTAATAAAGTCTAAACAGTTTAACTTAAGAAGTATAGAACTCTAAAATAGCTAAATAATATAGGTATAACAATATATGACATATACAATATAATTTTAAATATAATATACGTGCGATAGTACACTATGATAAATATATATGGACTTTATGGTTTTCAAACGTCAGTCTCGCGTTAATCATTTAAGTATTAAAATATATGACTTTTATAATTGTATAATCTAATATATTACATTTAATTATAATTTAAAGATACAAGAGTTTAATTAATAATTTATCCTCAAAATTTAGGATAATGCCGATAGTTTACTTAATAATATAGTATTATTCTATTATTCTATATTCTATATTCTATATTCTATTATTTAATGTAATATAAATAACATGAAATACTATTCAATCACATTTATTCAATCATCTATTTTTTAATTTTTTAATTTTTTAATCCAGTGCTTTTTTACTAATTCCACTTTCTTTTTATATGACGACGATATTCGAACTAAATTTATCGAAAAACTATTTATATGATACTAATTATATGTATAGTACCATATAACTATCATATTAATATAAAATTAAAAATAAAAATAAAAGCAAAATTGGTGAAATTGAGGGTATGTACTAATCGTTAATACGAGGTATGTATACTATTAACGCTAAAAATTTAATATATCTTAGTAATATACTCATTTTTAGATATATATCGCCACATAATTAATTTTAAAATTTAATGGAGGACAATTATGAATATCATCTCAAAAACAAACGACCAAAATACAAATTCAAAAACCTTGGAGCAAGAAATAAGGGAAGAAATAAGCGATAAAAAGGAACAAAATTTAGTTTCAAAAAGTATATCCTACAGCACTGGAAAATATGCTTTTGATATAGATTCTGACGAAAAAATACTCGATTTATTCCAAGATGGGGTTAAAGATTGGTGGGTGCAAAAATTCGAAAAATACAAAGAATTTAACGAAGGTTATTTCACGCCCCCTCAACGTCAAGCAATTCCTCGTATTCATTATGGGAGAAATACCCTTATTTGTAGCCCTACGGGTAGTGGTAAGACCCTAAGTAGTTTTATGAGTATCATAAACGAGCTTTTCAGAATTGAAAAAGAAGAAGGACTCGAAAATAGCGTATATTGTATATATATAAGTCCTTTGAAGAGTTTGGCAAATGATATTCACGTAAACCTTGAAGAGCCACTGGTAGAAATTAAAGAAATATTAAAGGAAAAATACGGAAAAGAAGATATTGGGGATATAAGGCACGCTATAAGGCATGGGGATACTACAAGTTACCAAAAAAGTAAAATGTTAAAGCAAACACCCCATATTTTAAATACAACTCCAGAAAGTTTAGCAATTATTTTAAACTCACCTAAGTTTAAAGAAAAATTAAGGACTGTTAGATGGGTTGTTATTGACGAAATACACTCCCTTGCAGACAATAAAAGAGGGGTACACCTTAGTTTAAGTCTTGAAAGACTAAGAGAACTTACAAATAACGAATTCGTAAGAATTGGTTGTAGTGCTACAGTTGAGCCACTTGACGAAGTTGCAAATTATTTGGGAGGTTATTATGATACAGAAACCCCTAGACCTGTTGAAATTGTAGATACAAGATTTGTACGTAGTTACGATATGGAATTAATTTGTCCAGTCCCAGATTTAATTATGAGCACGCCAGAGGAAATTTCAAAGAAATTATATGGTGAATTACATAAATTAATACAAGAACATGAAAATACACTTATATTTACAAATACTAGGGGCGGAGCAGAACGTATATTATACAATTTACGTAGGAAATTCCCGGAATATACCGAAGAAAATAGTGGCAGTCACCACGGTAGTTTATCCAGGGATAAAAGGTTAGAAATAGAATCTAAGCTTAAAAAAGGCGAATTAAAAGTAGTAACCACGAGTAGTAGTCTCGAACTTGGTATTGATATGCCATACGTGGACTTGGTTATTCAGATAGGTAGCCCAAAAAGTGTTAAAGTACTACTTCAACGTATTGGTAGGGCAGGTCACGGTATTGAGAGGATTGCTAAAGGTAGATTGATAGCTTTAGATAGGGATGAACTTGTAGAATGTACTGTCATGCTGAAAAAAGCAAGAGAAGGATTTATAGATAAGGTTCAGATACCTAAGAAGCCTTTAGATGTACTTGTTCAGCAAATATATGGAATTGCCATTAATGGGATAATTGAATTAGAACAAGTTAAAAATATTGTACAGAGAAGTTATAACTACCATATGATGACCGAAGAAGACTTTAAAATAGTTTTAAACTACATGACTGCTAGTTATGCAGGAATGGAGGATAGAAACATATATTCTAAAATTTGGTATGATGAAGAAACCAAAAAAATTGGAAAATCTGGTAAAACTGCAAGAATGATATATTACATGAATATTGGTACTATTCCAGATGATTTTAGCTGTGATGTTTATGTGAGAGCCAATAAAGATTGGATTGGTAAATTAGACGAACAATACCTTGATAGACTTGAAAAAGGTGACGTTTTCGCCTTAGGTGGGGAACATTTGAAGTTTGTATATCGTAGAGGTAGTAAAGTATACGTTGATAAAACGTCTGAAAAACCAAATATTCCTAACTGGTACTCTGAAAGACTTCCACTTAGCTATGATTTAGGTAAAAACGTTTTAGAGTTTAAAAAGACTGCAATAGAGAAATATGGCAACGGTATATTGAAAGAATGGCTTTCTGAATTACCTATTGACAATAACAGTGTAGAGAGCCTATATGGATTATTTGGTCAACAAATTCAATATAAAGGTAATGATAGTATTAGCTTACCAAATAAGCTTGTTATAGAAGAGTATAACGGCGAAGGATACGACGGTTACAAGAAAGATAAAAAAGGAAAAACTGAAAATAAGTATCTTTACATTCACAGTAATTATGGAAGAAAATTCAACGATGGATTCAGTAGAGCCATAGCTTATAAAATTAGTGAGCATTTCGGCGTTGGTGTGCTAGTTAGCGTTTCAGATACTGGTTTTTCATTGGAAATACCTAAGAAAAAACGTATTGAAATAGTTCAAATTATCAAAGAGCTAACTCCAAATAACGTATACGACATTTTAAAGCTTGCTCTTGAAAATACAAATCTTATGAAGAGAATTTTTAGAATAAACGCTACAAGAAGCTTAATGATACTTAGAAACTACGCTGGACGTAAAAAATCCGCTAAAAGACAGCAAGTCAGTGCTGATTTGTTGATACATTACGCTAAAAAGTTAGACAGATTTGCACCTCTAGAAGAGACTTACCGTGAAATTATCGAAGATAGTTTGGAAGTTGAGCATTTGCAAGAAATTTTGGGCAAGATACAATCTGGACATATTAAATTAGAACATATTGAAGTATCAGTGCCAACTCCTATGAGTTTTGGGCTTGCTACACTTACAGCGAGTGATGCCGTACTTGCAGAGGATAAAAATAACTTATTAAAATTATTCCACGCTCAAGTAATGTATAAAATTTCAAAAAAGGGCAAATAATGTGACAAATTAAAGTTGATTAAATTTAATACATTATTGCTTAACAAAATAAACTAAAATAAACTAAAAATCTTTACTCTTTTTAATATCTTTTAAAAAATTAAAAATAACATTGTTATTTATTGTAATATAATACTATTTAAAAATAATAATTTAAGATAAATAATTTTATTTATTCAATCTTAAATCTTCCTGCAGATTGCTCAACTCTTTCAGCAACTTGTACAACTTGTTTTGAGATAGCTTCGATTTCTGAAATAACTCTATCCAGCTCTTCTGTAGAAGCTGTTACTTCTTCAGCAGTAGCTGTGAATTCTTCTGAAATAGATGCGATATCTTGTGCATTTCTAAGTGCATCATCCGTACTGGTACTTGCTTTTTTAGAATCTTCTTTTATAGTATTAATAGCAATCGTTGCTTTGTTAACGCTTTCTTTAATTTTCATGAACGCGTCATTAACTTCATCTATTGCTATAACTCCTTTATCTACTTCTTCGCGTCCTGTAGTTCCTAATTTAATTGTCGTTGTTACTTTACTATTCATTCCGTCAATTGTTACATCAATATCTTCTACAGATTTCTTAATTTCTTCAGCTAAGGATTTAATTTCGCTTGCTACAACTGCAAAGCCTTTTCCTGCTTCTCCTGCACGAGCTGCCTCAATACTAGCATTAAGTGCTAATAAACCAGTCTGGTCTGCAATATCTTTAATTAATGTAGTTACTTCGTTAATTTTCTTATTTTCTTCGCCAAGCTCTTCGATTGATTTACCTAGGTTATCGATTACGTTTGTAATCTTTTGCATAGTTACAACTGCGTTTTCTACCTTTTGAACACCGATTTGTGAATTGTCTTCGATTTCGTTGTTCAACTGTACAGTATCTTCCGCATTAGTGTATAAGTCTTTTGTTAACCGATTGGTTATCTCTAACTGGTCAGTAGCGTCTTGTAATTTAATTGATTGGTCTGATGAAGCGGTTGCTACCTGTGAAGCTGCTTCGCTAACTTGTTCTGATGTTTCTTTCGCATCTTCAAGCTCTTTTCTAATGTTATGTACTTCATTATCTAAGATACTAAGTTGCTCTTTAAGTTCAGAAATTAAATCACCGGTGCTAATTACTCCGGAGTTTATAGCATATTCTAAACTATTTTCGTCATCTGAATTTTTCATTCTAGCGGTTAAGTCACCTTCTGCGACTCTATGCATTACACTGCTAACTTCGTCTAGTAATTCAGCCAATTTAACTTTATCTAGGTCTAAAGTCCTATTCAATTCTACTACTTTAACAGCCATTTCGTTAAATGAATCACCCAATTCTTGTAATTCATCACCTGTTGATACTGTTGACCTAGCTTCTGGATTACCGCCTGCAAATTCATGCACAGTATCCAGTAATGAAATCAATGGTTTAACAATGAATCTATTTGTTAGTAAAGCGATAATTAGTACTAAAACTATGCTCAACATACAAACTACAAGCATTGTGAATTGTATATCAGATAATATACTAGCCATCGTATCTGCAGGCATTCCTGTATAACATGCACCGATAATTTGACCCCTAGCATTTCTAATTGGAATTAATGAATCATAGAACGTAATACCTGCCACATCTTCCTTATATGAGCTTGTATCTCCATTTATCATTTTTTCATAAGCTTCAGGACCTACAGTTTTACCAATTAGTGATTGAGTACTGTCTTTACCTAACGCAACCCATTTGTCACCCAATATAAGTTCCGGTAACTCATGAGTATTTTGTTGAATTTTATCTAACATGTATCTATCTTTATTTAACATGTCAATACCTACGATGTATCCTACAACTTTACCATTATCACTTAAT encodes the following:
- the trxR gene encoding F420-dependent thioredoxin reductase, whose translation is MEIENLKDMVIIGGGPAGLVAGIYAMRGGVNAICIEKENAGGKIAEAGIVENYLGYSQIKGFELANNFAEHANSLNLPIVHEEVISVVPNAVTMHDENGNNKVSYHKVVTNNEDYVAKTVIIASGSKYKSLGINEDDYVGKGVGYCVMCDAFFFKDRHVLVIGRNTPAAMAAYNLKDIAKKITIVTDKSEIKVVEKIIMDRLEKIENLEIIYNAKPLEFKGDVKFEGIEVEMLDDNQKQIINGDGAFIMLGYTPNSEFLNDSDIELKKGFVVTNKNCETNVAGIYACGDITGGVLQVSKAVGEGVYAFSSASKYLQKFE
- a CDS encoding uracil-xanthine permease family protein, giving the protein MKKIALGFQHVLAMFGATVTVPLVVGSAIGLPLEQIAVLIQAVLLTMGIATILQTTIGSKFPIVQGSSFAFIPALIYIGSSVGLAAVEGALIVGGILEAITGAFGLIGKLKKLFTPVVTGVTIMLVGFSLASTAMKYTFNFFGDPTGASIPYAAFVALLTFFTTVIITLKSKGTLKTMPVVIGATVGYLASIALGLVDFTLVASLPFFSLPQLMPWGMPVFNADAIIIILFAFLVSIIESVGDYHAISTISEEPIDNKKINKGITSEGLSCTIAGLLGGCGTTSYSENIGLVALTKVSSVQVVQIGAIILMLFSLIPKFTGILASIPGPVLGGLTIALYGMIGLTGLKLIKDKVELNDKNTLVLASALIVGLGSPQLPAEFLAHFPKIIASILESGMAMGAITAIVLDQLFKIKN
- a CDS encoding metallophosphoesterase, coding for MQEIANFYRDLDLNFDRNALIDSRNKTVAVSDLHIGLEEQFKRKGVLFPLHEKTVIINRIVYLLDKYQPKKFIMVGDILHHFNKIPYKTYDVMYEILKLIHNEYKDTKLILVRGNHDIMIDYVLNECLNRFNDEINEKNAELKKKIKDKGDGIYQKYPKLEDNDLYEIYEYYKVDGLLYYHGHKILNQENLNFKSDINLMIMGHEHPVLELNNHRFPSYLHIADYNKFFENNKYNKDNKDNKDNKNHNLKNILVLPSFSNIPSGVKINELFGNFLSPYLKELKSESFKEKIYPIIKEKEIMYFPNLKEIEDYLQ
- a CDS encoding 50S ribosomal protein L14e — encoded protein: MSAIEVGRICIKTLGREAGNTCVIVEVLDANFAVIDGNVKRRRCNLKHVEPTEKTVELEKGASTEEVKLALDAAGLL
- a CDS encoding methyl-accepting chemotaxis protein, which codes for MKKINSIVKKLSHKMLIMSMISILIPMVILSTFSINGLDNLASKSLDKSAELSLNSGSLSLDDKMKSYDKFSEYTSSTKGLKKEIMTQNISSLKSRIKFTNSMQDVELMAITDENGTIMASTAHDNDFKINNIISKFSKSPKTTAFEAVPGNIAEKISNYKVRNTNDALAIVSVAPIYYNMEALSTTDKNGKIIGYFVIMDVLNNDATYLSELQEETGSSATLTLYDSRVSTTADNKDLIGKKINSEAYNSLKTQDRYYENLVIDGNYYYCGYKALRDIDGNLVGTLGIGAHTEEILSVLDETRSQIITVIAITLLLALIMSLYAGRLITKPLNTLKDVAEKFGAGNFSARANIKTGDELEDLSNSFNLMAENIQSMGKLMEADKEKLAETIMDVSKVMKKLSEGDFTVHADESKDINGLQKSINLAIENIGELIKDLRKDIEVLDSEIESIESQLTNAEESAEQLTDAASQVANAASDQSVKLQNSTNQLMETFEGTKLVNDTIENMVKIAGSIKGNSNEGTHKVENATGTMNNIANVIDNLSKSIGELGTESKKINEVTTLIKDVADQTGLLALNASIEAARAGEAGKGFAVVASEIKDLAEEIKKSVEDINKTIKGINCKIDETIELGNTGKSQVKKGVLAIAEVNSAFEGIQNGVANSGSRMDNIYKGSQNAATNVNLALKNSQEVAAIAEEFAATAEEVTASTEELNSIIEEIRNASKELTKISGNVSKKTNEFKA
- the upp gene encoding uracil phosphoribosyltransferase — protein: MKKDTRWEGVYSFEDSPFLIETLSDLREQDTDNIAFRKGLVRLGRYMGYELTKTMDFEEVEIETPLEATIGLKGKDRKNVLIITVLRVAIPLMEGLIKTLESARVGIVSASRGPAPDFDIKMDYIKVPKLKEEDTLIICDPMIATGSTLISVMRELKSCGMPKRVVVVGVIGAPEGIDAIKKEFPETEIYVTKMDRELNKKGYILPGLGDAGDRAFGEPVKVSLLPQMHNLE